In one Mauremys mutica isolate MM-2020 ecotype Southern chromosome 3, ASM2049712v1, whole genome shotgun sequence genomic region, the following are encoded:
- the PROX1 gene encoding prospero homeobox protein 1 isoform X3 yields MPDHDSTALLSRQTKRRRVDIGVKRTVGTASAFFAKARATFFSAMNPQGSEQDVEYSVVQHADGEKSNVLRKLLKRANSYEDAMMPFPGATIISQLLKNNMNKNGGTEPSFQASGLSSTGSEVHQEDVCSNSSRDSPQECLSPFGRPAMSQFDMDRLCDEHLRAKRARVENIIRGMSHSPSVALRGNENEREMAPQSVSPRESYRENKRKQKLPQQQQQSFQQLVSARKEQKREERRQLKQQLEDMQKQLRQLQEKFYQIYDSTDSENDEDGNLSEDSMRSEIMDARARDSVGRSDNEMCELDPGQFIDRARALIREQEIAENKPKREGPKEKEHRPNSFHPEGKHLAETLKQELNTAMSQVVDTVVKVFSSKPSRQLPQVFPPLQIPQARFAVNGENHNFHTTNQRLQCFGDVIIPNPLDTFSNVQMPNSTDQTEALPLVVRKNSSDQSASVPPPGGHHASLHQSPLSATTGFTTSSFRHPFPLPLMAYPFQNPLGAPSASFPGKDRASPESLDLTRETTSLRTKMSSHHMNHHPCSPAHPPSTAEGLSLSLIKSECGDLQDMSEISPYSGSAMQEGLSPNHLKKAKLMFFYTRYPSSNMLKTYFSDVKFNRCITSQLIKWFSNFREFYYIQMEKYARQAINDGVTSTEELSITRDCELYRALNMHYNKANDFEQVPERFLEVAQITLREFFNAIIAGKDVDPSWKKAIYKVICKLDSEVPEIFKSPNCLQELLHE; encoded by the exons ATGCCTGACCATGACAGCACAGCCCTCTTAAGCAGGCAAACCAAGAGAAGAAGAGTTGATATTGGAGTGAAAAGGACGGTAGGGACAGCATCTGCATTTTTTGCAAAGGCAAGAGCAACATTTTTTAGTGCCATGAATCCCCAAGGTTCAGAGCAGGATGTTGAGTATTCAGTGGTGCAGCATGCAGATGGGGAAAAGTCAAATGTACTCCGCAAGCTGCTGAAGAGGGCGAACTCGTATGAAGATGCCATGATGCCTTTTCCAGGAGCAACCATAATTTCCCAGCTGTTGAAAAATAACATGAACAAAAATGGTGGCACAGAGCCCAGTTTCCAAGCCAGCGGTCTCTCTAGTACAGGCTCAGAAGTACATCAGGAGGATGTATGCAGCAACTCTTCAAGAGACAGCCCCCAAGAGTGTCTTTCCCCTTTTGGCAGGCCTGCTATGAGCCAGTTTGATATGGATCGGTTATGTGATGAGCACCTGAGAGCTAAGCGCGCCCGGGTTGAGAATATAATTCGGGGTATGAGCCATTCCCCAAGTGTGGCATTAAGGGGCAATGAAAATGAAAGAGAGATGGCTCCACAGTCTGTAAGTCCCCGAGAAAGCTACAGAGAAAACAAACGCAAGCAAAAGCTGCCTCAACAGCAGCAACAGAGTTTCCAGCAGCTGGTTTCAGCTCGAAAAGAACAGAAGCGAGAGGAGCGCAGACAGCTGAAACAGCAGCTGGAGGACATGCAGAAACAGCTGCGCCAGCTGCAGGAAAAGTTCTACCAAATCTATGACAGCACTGATTCCGAAAATGATGAAGATGGTAACCTGTCTGAAGACAGCATGCGTTCAGAAATCATGGATGCTAGAGCAAGGGATTCTGTTGGCAGGTCAGATAATGAAATGTGTGAGTTAGACCCAGGGCAGTTCATTGATCGTGCAAGAGCCCTGATCAGGGAACAAGAAATAGCTGAAAATAAGCCTAAAAGAGAAGGTCCTAAGGAAAAAGAACACAGGCCAAACTCTTTCCATCCAGAAGGCAAACATTTGGCTGAGACCTTGAAACAGGAACTGAACACTGCCATGTCACAAGTTGTGGACACAGTGGTTAAAGTTTTCTCATCCAAGCCCTCACGCCAGCTTCCTCAGGTCTTTCCACCTCTTCAAATCCCTCAAGCAAGATTTGCAGTTAATGGGGAAAACCACAACTTCCATACCACAAACCAGCGCCTGCAGTGCTTCGGTGATGTCATCATTCCAAACCCACTAGATACATTCAGCAATGTGCAGATGCCTAATTCCACAGACCAAACAGAAGCACTGCCCCTCGTAGTTCGCAAAAACTCATCTGACCAATCTGCATCAGTCCCACCGCCTGGTGGCCATCACGCTTCTCTGCATCAATCTCCACTCTCAGCTACCACGGGCTTCACCACTTCTTCTTTCCGCCATCCCTTTCCGCTTCCCCTCATGGCATACCCGTTTCAGAATCCTTTAGGTGCTCCATCTGCCTCCTTTCCAGGGAAAGATAGAGCCTCCCCAGAATCCTTAGACTTAACTAGGGAGACCACGAGTCTGAGGACCAAGATGTCGTCGCACCATATGAACCACCATCCTTGTTCACCAGCACACCCTCCCAGCACAGCTGAAGGTCTCTCTTTGTCTCTCATAAAGTCTGAGTGTGGTGACCTACAAGATATGTCTGAAATCTCACCTTACTCGGGAAGTGCA ATGCAGGAAGGTCTGTCACCCAATCACTTGAAAAAGGCCAAGCTCATGTTCTTTTACACCCGGTACCCAAGTTCCAATATGCTGAAAACCTACTTCTCAGATGTAAAG TTCAACAGATGCATTACCTCTCAGCTCATCAAGTGGTTTAGCAATTTCCGTGAGTTTTACTACATTCAGATGGAGAAGTATGCGCGTCAGGCCATCAACGATGGGGTCACGAGTACTGAAGAGCTGTCTATAACCAGAGACTGTGAGCTATACAGGGCTCTGAACATGCACTACAATAAAGCAAATGACTTTGAG
- the PROX1 gene encoding prospero homeobox protein 1 isoform X2, with protein MPDHDSTALLSRQTKRRRVDIGVKRTVGTASAFFAKARATFFSAMNPQGSEQDVEYSVVQHADGEKSNVLRKLLKRANSYEDAMMPFPGATIISQLLKNNMNKNGGTEPSFQASGLSSTGSEVHQEDVCSNSSRDSPQECLSPFGRPAMSQFDMDRLCDEHLRAKRARVENIIRGMSHSPSVALRGNENEREMAPQSVSPRESYRENKRKQKLPQQQQQSFQQLVSARKEQKREERRQLKQQLEDMQKQLRQLQEKFYQIYDSTDSENDEDGNLSEDSMRSEIMDARARDSVGRSDNEMCELDPGQFIDRARALIREQEIAENKPKREGPKEKEHRPNSFHPEGKHLAETLKQELNTAMSQVVDTVVKVFSSKPSRQLPQVFPPLQIPQARFAVNGENHNFHTTNQRLQCFGDVIIPNPLDTFSNVQMPNSTDQTEALPLVVRKNSSDQSASVPPPGGHHASLHQSPLSATTGFTTSSFRHPFPLPLMAYPFQNPLGAPSASFPGKDRASPESLDLTRETTSLRTKMSSHHMNHHPCSPAHPPSTAEGLSLSLIKSECGDLQDMSEISPYSGSAMQEGLSPNHLKKAKLMFFYTRYPSSNMLKTYFSDVKHHSSRRSPKCFTNCLYRDHSPTTEMQPPPWWNATAILGQQHHTTVDFNRCITSQLIKWFSNFREFYYIQMEKYARQAINDGVTSTEELSITRDCELYRALNMHYNKANDFEVPERFLEVAQITLREFFNAIIAGKDVDPSWKKAIYKVICKLDSEVPEIFKSPNCLQELLHE; from the exons ATGCCTGACCATGACAGCACAGCCCTCTTAAGCAGGCAAACCAAGAGAAGAAGAGTTGATATTGGAGTGAAAAGGACGGTAGGGACAGCATCTGCATTTTTTGCAAAGGCAAGAGCAACATTTTTTAGTGCCATGAATCCCCAAGGTTCAGAGCAGGATGTTGAGTATTCAGTGGTGCAGCATGCAGATGGGGAAAAGTCAAATGTACTCCGCAAGCTGCTGAAGAGGGCGAACTCGTATGAAGATGCCATGATGCCTTTTCCAGGAGCAACCATAATTTCCCAGCTGTTGAAAAATAACATGAACAAAAATGGTGGCACAGAGCCCAGTTTCCAAGCCAGCGGTCTCTCTAGTACAGGCTCAGAAGTACATCAGGAGGATGTATGCAGCAACTCTTCAAGAGACAGCCCCCAAGAGTGTCTTTCCCCTTTTGGCAGGCCTGCTATGAGCCAGTTTGATATGGATCGGTTATGTGATGAGCACCTGAGAGCTAAGCGCGCCCGGGTTGAGAATATAATTCGGGGTATGAGCCATTCCCCAAGTGTGGCATTAAGGGGCAATGAAAATGAAAGAGAGATGGCTCCACAGTCTGTAAGTCCCCGAGAAAGCTACAGAGAAAACAAACGCAAGCAAAAGCTGCCTCAACAGCAGCAACAGAGTTTCCAGCAGCTGGTTTCAGCTCGAAAAGAACAGAAGCGAGAGGAGCGCAGACAGCTGAAACAGCAGCTGGAGGACATGCAGAAACAGCTGCGCCAGCTGCAGGAAAAGTTCTACCAAATCTATGACAGCACTGATTCCGAAAATGATGAAGATGGTAACCTGTCTGAAGACAGCATGCGTTCAGAAATCATGGATGCTAGAGCAAGGGATTCTGTTGGCAGGTCAGATAATGAAATGTGTGAGTTAGACCCAGGGCAGTTCATTGATCGTGCAAGAGCCCTGATCAGGGAACAAGAAATAGCTGAAAATAAGCCTAAAAGAGAAGGTCCTAAGGAAAAAGAACACAGGCCAAACTCTTTCCATCCAGAAGGCAAACATTTGGCTGAGACCTTGAAACAGGAACTGAACACTGCCATGTCACAAGTTGTGGACACAGTGGTTAAAGTTTTCTCATCCAAGCCCTCACGCCAGCTTCCTCAGGTCTTTCCACCTCTTCAAATCCCTCAAGCAAGATTTGCAGTTAATGGGGAAAACCACAACTTCCATACCACAAACCAGCGCCTGCAGTGCTTCGGTGATGTCATCATTCCAAACCCACTAGATACATTCAGCAATGTGCAGATGCCTAATTCCACAGACCAAACAGAAGCACTGCCCCTCGTAGTTCGCAAAAACTCATCTGACCAATCTGCATCAGTCCCACCGCCTGGTGGCCATCACGCTTCTCTGCATCAATCTCCACTCTCAGCTACCACGGGCTTCACCACTTCTTCTTTCCGCCATCCCTTTCCGCTTCCCCTCATGGCATACCCGTTTCAGAATCCTTTAGGTGCTCCATCTGCCTCCTTTCCAGGGAAAGATAGAGCCTCCCCAGAATCCTTAGACTTAACTAGGGAGACCACGAGTCTGAGGACCAAGATGTCGTCGCACCATATGAACCACCATCCTTGTTCACCAGCACACCCTCCCAGCACAGCTGAAGGTCTCTCTTTGTCTCTCATAAAGTCTGAGTGTGGTGACCTACAAGATATGTCTGAAATCTCACCTTACTCGGGAAGTGCA ATGCAGGAAGGTCTGTCACCCAATCACTTGAAAAAGGCCAAGCTCATGTTCTTTTACACCCGGTACCCAAGTTCCAATATGCTGAAAACCTACTTCTCAGATGTAAAG caccattcATCCAGAAGaagcccaaagtgctttacaaactgccTATATAGGGATcactcacccaccactgaaatgcagccacctccgtGGTGGAACGCGACAGCCATTCTGGGTCAGCAACACCACACAACAGTAGAT TTCAACAGATGCATTACCTCTCAGCTCATCAAGTGGTTTAGCAATTTCCGTGAGTTTTACTACATTCAGATGGAGAAGTATGCGCGTCAGGCCATCAACGATGGGGTCACGAGTACTGAAGAGCTGTCTATAACCAGAGACTGTGAGCTATACAGGGCTCTGAACATGCACTACAATAAAGCAAATGACTTTGAG
- the PROX1 gene encoding prospero homeobox protein 1 isoform X4 produces the protein MPDHDSTALLSRQTKRRRVDIGVKRTVGTASAFFAKARATFFSAMNPQGSEQDVEYSVVQHADGEKSNVLRKLLKRANSYEDAMMPFPGATIISQLLKNNMNKNGGTEPSFQASGLSSTGSEVHQEDVCSNSSRDSPQECLSPFGRPAMSQFDMDRLCDEHLRAKRARVENIIRGMSHSPSVALRGNENEREMAPQSVSPRESYRENKRKQKLPQQQQQSFQQLVSARKEQKREERRQLKQQLEDMQKQLRQLQEKFYQIYDSTDSENDEDGNLSEDSMRSEIMDARARDSVGRSDNEMCELDPGQFIDRARALIREQEIAENKPKREGPKEKEHRPNSFHPEGKHLAETLKQELNTAMSQVVDTVVKVFSSKPSRQLPQVFPPLQIPQARFAVNGENHNFHTTNQRLQCFGDVIIPNPLDTFSNVQMPNSTDQTEALPLVVRKNSSDQSASVPPPGGHHASLHQSPLSATTGFTTSSFRHPFPLPLMAYPFQNPLGAPSASFPGKDRASPESLDLTRETTSLRTKMSSHHMNHHPCSPAHPPSTAEGLSLSLIKSECGDLQDMSEISPYSGSAMQEGLSPNHLKKAKLMFFYTRYPSSNMLKTYFSDVKFNRCITSQLIKWFSNFREFYYIQMEKYARQAINDGVTSTEELSITRDCELYRALNMHYNKANDFEVPERFLEVAQITLREFFNAIIAGKDVDPSWKKAIYKVICKLDSEVPEIFKSPNCLQELLHE, from the exons ATGCCTGACCATGACAGCACAGCCCTCTTAAGCAGGCAAACCAAGAGAAGAAGAGTTGATATTGGAGTGAAAAGGACGGTAGGGACAGCATCTGCATTTTTTGCAAAGGCAAGAGCAACATTTTTTAGTGCCATGAATCCCCAAGGTTCAGAGCAGGATGTTGAGTATTCAGTGGTGCAGCATGCAGATGGGGAAAAGTCAAATGTACTCCGCAAGCTGCTGAAGAGGGCGAACTCGTATGAAGATGCCATGATGCCTTTTCCAGGAGCAACCATAATTTCCCAGCTGTTGAAAAATAACATGAACAAAAATGGTGGCACAGAGCCCAGTTTCCAAGCCAGCGGTCTCTCTAGTACAGGCTCAGAAGTACATCAGGAGGATGTATGCAGCAACTCTTCAAGAGACAGCCCCCAAGAGTGTCTTTCCCCTTTTGGCAGGCCTGCTATGAGCCAGTTTGATATGGATCGGTTATGTGATGAGCACCTGAGAGCTAAGCGCGCCCGGGTTGAGAATATAATTCGGGGTATGAGCCATTCCCCAAGTGTGGCATTAAGGGGCAATGAAAATGAAAGAGAGATGGCTCCACAGTCTGTAAGTCCCCGAGAAAGCTACAGAGAAAACAAACGCAAGCAAAAGCTGCCTCAACAGCAGCAACAGAGTTTCCAGCAGCTGGTTTCAGCTCGAAAAGAACAGAAGCGAGAGGAGCGCAGACAGCTGAAACAGCAGCTGGAGGACATGCAGAAACAGCTGCGCCAGCTGCAGGAAAAGTTCTACCAAATCTATGACAGCACTGATTCCGAAAATGATGAAGATGGTAACCTGTCTGAAGACAGCATGCGTTCAGAAATCATGGATGCTAGAGCAAGGGATTCTGTTGGCAGGTCAGATAATGAAATGTGTGAGTTAGACCCAGGGCAGTTCATTGATCGTGCAAGAGCCCTGATCAGGGAACAAGAAATAGCTGAAAATAAGCCTAAAAGAGAAGGTCCTAAGGAAAAAGAACACAGGCCAAACTCTTTCCATCCAGAAGGCAAACATTTGGCTGAGACCTTGAAACAGGAACTGAACACTGCCATGTCACAAGTTGTGGACACAGTGGTTAAAGTTTTCTCATCCAAGCCCTCACGCCAGCTTCCTCAGGTCTTTCCACCTCTTCAAATCCCTCAAGCAAGATTTGCAGTTAATGGGGAAAACCACAACTTCCATACCACAAACCAGCGCCTGCAGTGCTTCGGTGATGTCATCATTCCAAACCCACTAGATACATTCAGCAATGTGCAGATGCCTAATTCCACAGACCAAACAGAAGCACTGCCCCTCGTAGTTCGCAAAAACTCATCTGACCAATCTGCATCAGTCCCACCGCCTGGTGGCCATCACGCTTCTCTGCATCAATCTCCACTCTCAGCTACCACGGGCTTCACCACTTCTTCTTTCCGCCATCCCTTTCCGCTTCCCCTCATGGCATACCCGTTTCAGAATCCTTTAGGTGCTCCATCTGCCTCCTTTCCAGGGAAAGATAGAGCCTCCCCAGAATCCTTAGACTTAACTAGGGAGACCACGAGTCTGAGGACCAAGATGTCGTCGCACCATATGAACCACCATCCTTGTTCACCAGCACACCCTCCCAGCACAGCTGAAGGTCTCTCTTTGTCTCTCATAAAGTCTGAGTGTGGTGACCTACAAGATATGTCTGAAATCTCACCTTACTCGGGAAGTGCA ATGCAGGAAGGTCTGTCACCCAATCACTTGAAAAAGGCCAAGCTCATGTTCTTTTACACCCGGTACCCAAGTTCCAATATGCTGAAAACCTACTTCTCAGATGTAAAG TTCAACAGATGCATTACCTCTCAGCTCATCAAGTGGTTTAGCAATTTCCGTGAGTTTTACTACATTCAGATGGAGAAGTATGCGCGTCAGGCCATCAACGATGGGGTCACGAGTACTGAAGAGCTGTCTATAACCAGAGACTGTGAGCTATACAGGGCTCTGAACATGCACTACAATAAAGCAAATGACTTTGAG
- the PROX1 gene encoding prospero homeobox protein 1 isoform X1 — protein sequence MPDHDSTALLSRQTKRRRVDIGVKRTVGTASAFFAKARATFFSAMNPQGSEQDVEYSVVQHADGEKSNVLRKLLKRANSYEDAMMPFPGATIISQLLKNNMNKNGGTEPSFQASGLSSTGSEVHQEDVCSNSSRDSPQECLSPFGRPAMSQFDMDRLCDEHLRAKRARVENIIRGMSHSPSVALRGNENEREMAPQSVSPRESYRENKRKQKLPQQQQQSFQQLVSARKEQKREERRQLKQQLEDMQKQLRQLQEKFYQIYDSTDSENDEDGNLSEDSMRSEIMDARARDSVGRSDNEMCELDPGQFIDRARALIREQEIAENKPKREGPKEKEHRPNSFHPEGKHLAETLKQELNTAMSQVVDTVVKVFSSKPSRQLPQVFPPLQIPQARFAVNGENHNFHTTNQRLQCFGDVIIPNPLDTFSNVQMPNSTDQTEALPLVVRKNSSDQSASVPPPGGHHASLHQSPLSATTGFTTSSFRHPFPLPLMAYPFQNPLGAPSASFPGKDRASPESLDLTRETTSLRTKMSSHHMNHHPCSPAHPPSTAEGLSLSLIKSECGDLQDMSEISPYSGSAMQEGLSPNHLKKAKLMFFYTRYPSSNMLKTYFSDVKHHSSRRSPKCFTNCLYRDHSPTTEMQPPPWWNATAILGQQHHTTVDFNRCITSQLIKWFSNFREFYYIQMEKYARQAINDGVTSTEELSITRDCELYRALNMHYNKANDFEQVPERFLEVAQITLREFFNAIIAGKDVDPSWKKAIYKVICKLDSEVPEIFKSPNCLQELLHE from the exons ATGCCTGACCATGACAGCACAGCCCTCTTAAGCAGGCAAACCAAGAGAAGAAGAGTTGATATTGGAGTGAAAAGGACGGTAGGGACAGCATCTGCATTTTTTGCAAAGGCAAGAGCAACATTTTTTAGTGCCATGAATCCCCAAGGTTCAGAGCAGGATGTTGAGTATTCAGTGGTGCAGCATGCAGATGGGGAAAAGTCAAATGTACTCCGCAAGCTGCTGAAGAGGGCGAACTCGTATGAAGATGCCATGATGCCTTTTCCAGGAGCAACCATAATTTCCCAGCTGTTGAAAAATAACATGAACAAAAATGGTGGCACAGAGCCCAGTTTCCAAGCCAGCGGTCTCTCTAGTACAGGCTCAGAAGTACATCAGGAGGATGTATGCAGCAACTCTTCAAGAGACAGCCCCCAAGAGTGTCTTTCCCCTTTTGGCAGGCCTGCTATGAGCCAGTTTGATATGGATCGGTTATGTGATGAGCACCTGAGAGCTAAGCGCGCCCGGGTTGAGAATATAATTCGGGGTATGAGCCATTCCCCAAGTGTGGCATTAAGGGGCAATGAAAATGAAAGAGAGATGGCTCCACAGTCTGTAAGTCCCCGAGAAAGCTACAGAGAAAACAAACGCAAGCAAAAGCTGCCTCAACAGCAGCAACAGAGTTTCCAGCAGCTGGTTTCAGCTCGAAAAGAACAGAAGCGAGAGGAGCGCAGACAGCTGAAACAGCAGCTGGAGGACATGCAGAAACAGCTGCGCCAGCTGCAGGAAAAGTTCTACCAAATCTATGACAGCACTGATTCCGAAAATGATGAAGATGGTAACCTGTCTGAAGACAGCATGCGTTCAGAAATCATGGATGCTAGAGCAAGGGATTCTGTTGGCAGGTCAGATAATGAAATGTGTGAGTTAGACCCAGGGCAGTTCATTGATCGTGCAAGAGCCCTGATCAGGGAACAAGAAATAGCTGAAAATAAGCCTAAAAGAGAAGGTCCTAAGGAAAAAGAACACAGGCCAAACTCTTTCCATCCAGAAGGCAAACATTTGGCTGAGACCTTGAAACAGGAACTGAACACTGCCATGTCACAAGTTGTGGACACAGTGGTTAAAGTTTTCTCATCCAAGCCCTCACGCCAGCTTCCTCAGGTCTTTCCACCTCTTCAAATCCCTCAAGCAAGATTTGCAGTTAATGGGGAAAACCACAACTTCCATACCACAAACCAGCGCCTGCAGTGCTTCGGTGATGTCATCATTCCAAACCCACTAGATACATTCAGCAATGTGCAGATGCCTAATTCCACAGACCAAACAGAAGCACTGCCCCTCGTAGTTCGCAAAAACTCATCTGACCAATCTGCATCAGTCCCACCGCCTGGTGGCCATCACGCTTCTCTGCATCAATCTCCACTCTCAGCTACCACGGGCTTCACCACTTCTTCTTTCCGCCATCCCTTTCCGCTTCCCCTCATGGCATACCCGTTTCAGAATCCTTTAGGTGCTCCATCTGCCTCCTTTCCAGGGAAAGATAGAGCCTCCCCAGAATCCTTAGACTTAACTAGGGAGACCACGAGTCTGAGGACCAAGATGTCGTCGCACCATATGAACCACCATCCTTGTTCACCAGCACACCCTCCCAGCACAGCTGAAGGTCTCTCTTTGTCTCTCATAAAGTCTGAGTGTGGTGACCTACAAGATATGTCTGAAATCTCACCTTACTCGGGAAGTGCA ATGCAGGAAGGTCTGTCACCCAATCACTTGAAAAAGGCCAAGCTCATGTTCTTTTACACCCGGTACCCAAGTTCCAATATGCTGAAAACCTACTTCTCAGATGTAAAG caccattcATCCAGAAGaagcccaaagtgctttacaaactgccTATATAGGGATcactcacccaccactgaaatgcagccacctccgtGGTGGAACGCGACAGCCATTCTGGGTCAGCAACACCACACAACAGTAGAT TTCAACAGATGCATTACCTCTCAGCTCATCAAGTGGTTTAGCAATTTCCGTGAGTTTTACTACATTCAGATGGAGAAGTATGCGCGTCAGGCCATCAACGATGGGGTCACGAGTACTGAAGAGCTGTCTATAACCAGAGACTGTGAGCTATACAGGGCTCTGAACATGCACTACAATAAAGCAAATGACTTTGAG